Genomic window (Hippoglossus stenolepis isolate QCI-W04-F060 chromosome 11, HSTE1.2, whole genome shotgun sequence):
ACAGCAACACTTTTATGTACTGTGTTCTTTCAGACTCGTGAGCTCATAACCACGTCCTCACCTGATGAAGGGTCTTGAGATGGCGAGGACGGTCCGGATGAACCACGTGGGGTGAGCGATGATGAGACACTTCAGATTCTTCCTCAGTCTGCAGGAGACATTCAActgtttttgtgatgttttcaatcTTAACATCACTGATTCCCTTTCACCAACATTGTTGactatttttttcatttcccctcaCAGTTGCCCAAAGTGCTCTGATTGTATCTGCCTTACTTCCTGTCAATCATCTGGTAGCACCTCTTCAGCCAGCTGATGCCGGGCATCTTCCTGCGAGGAGTGGCTCCGTTCAGGTAGACGATCATGTAATCTTCTGCCACCAGAAGCTCCAGGCTGCTCACCACATATCTGACAACAGAGCAGACAAACTCACATCTGACTCGGGCTGGAGAGAAAAGCAAGGATTCTTGAAAGCAATGTGAGGGTTTGGTTTCTCTTATTTCTATCATTTAAAGTTAATAATCTATTCAAACAGGATCTGACGTGCTCGTTCCATTGAAACACTTTCTCCAGTCATTTCCTTTGAGGaaaaacaagtaaagaaaaGCAGAATAACAACTTTATGAAAACGTGTTGTAAAAGAGTAGAATGAATCTCACAGGAAGAGGTTCTCCATGATGTACGTGTAGTCCTCACAGCTGCTGTCAGGAAGATAACAGGCTGCAAACACGATAATGGCATTCAGACCCTCGCCATAATaacctgagggaggaggagacgccCGCTGGTATCAAACAATCACAAAATTAACCTGCAACATTTCTGCTTGATAGTAAAGTAAACAGCTGTTAATGCTGGCATTGGCTATGTAGCTAAAGCAAAAACGTACGAATAGCAACTTTAAATCTGAAAAACGCATCATGTAAATAATAGAACACACTCACTCATAAACTGTATTagttatatatacatatgaatataaattccaacttctaaacacacacattttatatccCAGCTTTTTAAGGTTGGCGTTTGGTTGAGAGAAATGTTCCTCTTGTCTCCCACAGATCAAGAACTTTCAacaacaaacgcacacacactctaaccTCCATGTGTGACCACCCTCAGGTACGGCCTGATGACCTGCATGTCGATCCTCTGCTCCTGATCGCCGATGATCACCGTTCGCCACAGACGACCCGACgagtctctctcctcctcgctgtcGCCTGGAAGACGTTTGGCGGTGGCCACCGGCGTGTCATCTGGATTCAAAGGTGACGCAAGAAAGTTGATggtcagtttgttttcacattccTCTGCCCTGACATTTATGAAGTCACATGAAATCCTCATGAGGTAGATGAGGGAGTTGGACTTTTCTAGTGTTTGTGACACTTTCAACCTGAACAGTACCTTTCTTTCTAAATATGCTGAAACATTTCAGTATAATTCAACCTCTGTCTGACCTTCCCACTCCAGCTCGTTGCCGTTGTTGATGAACTCCAGCGAGTCGGTATCATCGGGGGTCTCGATGTCTTCTACGTTGATGTCCAGGTCGTCGGGCGTTTCCAGAAAATCGTCAGAGAGCACGGAGCCCTCGCTCTGATCCAGGGACAGGTTCATGTCGGGGGCCACCAGGGTGCGACGTTTATGCTGCGCCACGCTCTCTCCCACATTCAGAGAGGCGGGGGGGTCTGAAAGCAACAGAACAGGAAAGTTTAGATACAAAGTGAAGTagtaatttaaaacaaaatcatattCAATGCTGTGTGTTTAGTTACATTTTCTGTTGTCGGTGAGGCCACATGAAGAATCAACATCTCCATCTTCTGGTAGAGGCCTGCAGGGAGAAACAGGAATATTTAACATGGAGAAGGACaataacaacagaaacattataAATTAGAAATGAACTGATATAAATACAGCAGTTTCTctttgcacatttttttttctgctgcttagTCAAAGGTTACTTTAGCCTTATTGATTGCAAGCATGTTAAAAAACATACTGTAATAAAAGATGCTAAAATAAACTCTACAGGATCTCTTGACAGtttgctctttgtgtttttgtgttttgctcgGGAACAACACCAGTAATTACCATCTCCTCTCCATCAAGACAACTGAACACACAGTGCTGGGGGATGAGAGGACTTTATtttaggaacacacacacacacacacacacacacacacacacacacacacacacacacacacacacacacacacacacacacacacacacacacacacacacacacacacacacacacacacacacacacacgcccttaAACACTACAAGCATGGGCTTGTTGTTTGAGTAATTGCTGTTATTATGTTGTCAGTGGCTCTGTGGAGGTAGGCTTAAGGCGGCACCAACAGACATTAAGGAGTGGATAAAACAATGGAGACGAAAAAGactgttcttttgtgtttctctctggtaCCAACTTTGAAAATATCTTAAactttattcaataaaacacacaaacaggaatataTAGTTCAGattaagtaaaagaaaaacaagaaaaacatgaaatttgaagtttttaattcaattttctttGATGGAATTGTAAAGTTATGTTATTACAGCTTGTGATAATGAAGGTGTGTAAATACGTTGTGATTAATCCATTTCCCTTTGTtaatttttcacacacacacacacacattccctctgCGGTAGAAAAGATGCTCGACAGTCAGAGTGTAGGCGGAGGACTGTTTCAACAATGGAGCCTGATGTGTTTGACTtctcctgttgtgtttcctgcCCGTTGTTCTGCTCACGTAACACACGACGACATCGAGCAGAGAACACACCTGCCATCCCTCAGCATTAAACACACACGACTGATCATTGCTGTGGCCTGTTTGTCAAAACATGAGCACAAATCGGACAAactgggcacacacacacacacacacacacacacacacacacacacaaacaaacacaaacacacacacacacacgcagacgctctccctctccttcactcATTCAAACGCAGGATTACCTGGGGAAGTCCTCGTCCTGCCACTCGTCCTTGACCTCCATGCTGTCCATGCGTAAAGTGGCTTCTGCTGTACCCATCCTCTGCCGGGGAGGACAGGCTTCAGCTCGCTGAGGCTGACAAACATGTGAAATAAATTCATTCAGTAGACACcagggaggaaaacacacagtgcatgACGCTGTCGTGGAGCAACACTCCACCCATTTCAGACATCTAGTGCAACTCTGGTGATTTCATCAGGATTAACTGACTTTTGGCTTGAGACACTCAAACTGAAGGCGTGGAGGGTGGAAAAGATGTGGGTGTTTACCAGGCAGGGAGGGAAGTAGTGAAAGAAATGATGTAGTTgtattgtgggaaatgtaggatttaGTATCACCTGGGGTCCACACTTCTCTCAGCAGCCTCTGCTTCATTTCTCACCTCAA
Coding sequences:
- the LOC118118263 gene encoding caytaxin isoform X2 encodes the protein MGTAEATLRMDSMEVKDEWQDEDFPRPLPEDGDVDSSCGLTDNRKYPPASLNVGESVAQHKRRTLVAPDMNLSLDQSEGSVLSDDFLETPDDLDINVEDIETPDDTDSLEFINNGNELEWEDDTPVATAKRLPGDSEEERDSSGRLWRTVIIGDQEQRIDMQVIRPYLRVVTHGGYYGEGLNAIIVFAACYLPDSSCEDYTYIMENLFLYVVSSLELLVAEDYMIVYLNGATPRRKMPGISWLKRCYQMIDRKLRKNLKCLIIAHPTWFIRTVLAISRPFISVKFMDKIRYVHSLTELSQIIPMEHVQIPECVLQYDDEKIRAQTERPKSMIADVGCGI
- the LOC118118263 gene encoding caytaxin isoform X1, which produces MGTAEATLRMDSMEVKDEWQDEDFPRPLPEDGDVDSSCGLTDNRKYPPASLNVGESVAQHKRRTLVAPDMNLSLDQSEGSVLSDDFLETPDDLDINVEDIETPDDTDSLEFINNGNELEWEDDTPVATAKRLPGDSEEERDSSGRLWRTVIIGDQEQRIDMQVIRPYLRVVTHGGYYGEGLNAIIVFAACYLPDSSCEDYTYIMENLFLYVVSSLELLVAEDYMIVYLNGATPRRKMPGISWLKRCYQMIDRKLRKNLKCLIIAHPTWFIRTVLAISRPFISVKFMDKIRYVHSLTELSQIIPMEHVQIPECVLQYDDEKIRAQTERLEQDQQQNHSTAAKERPKSMIADVGCGI
- the LOC118118263 gene encoding caytaxin isoform X3 encodes the protein MGTAEATLRMDSMEVKDEWQDEDFPRPLPEDGDVDSSCGLTDNRKYPPASLNVGESVAQHKRRTLVAPDMNLSLDQSEGSVLSDDFLETPDDLDINVEDIETPDDTDSLEFINNGNELEWEDDTPVATAKRLPGDSEEERDSSGRLWRTVIIGDQEQRIDMQVIRPYLRVVTHGGYYGEGLNAIIVFAACYLPDSSCEDYTYIMENLFLYVVSSLELLVAEDYMIVYLNGATPRRKMPGISWLKRCYQMIDRKLRKNLKCLIIAHPTWFIRTVLAISRPFISVKFMDKIRYVHSLTELSQIIPMEHVQIPECVLQ